CGCGGGCTCGTCCCGCCGGCGTACGGGTTGATCTGGTCTCGGGCGCCGTGGATCGCCAGCACCGGCGGCACCTGGCCGGCAAGATCCTCTGGATAGCGCACCCCGCTCACGAACGTGACCGACGCGAGCCGCCTGTCGACCGCGGCAACGAACGGCGCGAGAAGGCGCGCGCCGCCGGAGTAGCCGCGCAGGTGGATGCGCTCCGCGTTGATCCCGAGCTCTGCAACGACGTGACCGATCAGCCGATCGAGAAAGTCGATGTCGTCCGGCCCGGAGCGTGGCGTCGACTCGCCCGGCAGAGGCGCGCCTGGGATGTTCCAGGCCCATCCGGCTCCGATGCGCTTGTCCATCGTGAAGTCGATCGCCGCTTGCGGCGCGATCACCACTGCCTCGCCAGCCGCGACGAGCTCGTGCGCGCCCGTGACGGCAAGATGATGCGCTGGCGTCAGCCCGCTGCCGTGTAGGTCAACGATCGCTGGCACGTCAGCAAGGTCAACGTCGGTACGCCGCACCACGGTGAAGCGCCTGGTGTCTGCACCGGATCGGAGCTCGCGGCGTTCGTGCACGACACCGTTGTCGTGACGGCTGCCGGACCCCGACACCACTAGATGGACTCGCTGCCGTGCGGGAGCAGGACCGCCCTGCCGCGGGCATTCGGTCCGAGAGTCCCGAAGGCCGTCGCCGCCTCGGCAAGCGGGTAGGTGCGGTCGACTCGCACGGGAGGCAGCGACCCGTCCTCGATCCGCGGAGTGAGCTCCCGCAGCATCTCGGCGGCATCCGCAGCCGAGACCCGCCCGGTATAGAGACCTTTCACCACCAGCGACTTGCGATACAGATCCAACAGGTCGACCTCCGAGGGCACCTCGTCCGGCGGCGTACTCAGCAGGACGTAGCGGCCATTTTGTCCCATCGCACGCAGCAGGTGACCGGCGAGCTTGCCTCCCACGGCGTCCACTGCCGCGGCCGCACCGTCAGTCCCGACCGCCTCCGCGATGTCGGTGGCGATGTCGGGGCCGTCGATCACGACCGTGTCAAAGCCGGCCTCACGAACCAGCGCGGCCTCATCGTCGTTGCGCACCACAGCGACGACGTGCGCGCCATCGCCTCGTGCGATCGCGGCTGCTGCGCCGCCCACACCCCCGGCGGCTCCGGTGGCGATGAACGTCGAACCGGACTCGATCTGCCCGGTCAGCCGCAAGGCATAGGCCGCGGTGAAGAAGGCGAGCGCCGACGCCGCGGCGTCGACGAACGACAGGCCCTGCGGCAGCGCGGTAAGAGCATCGCGCGATACCGCTAGATACTGGGCATAGGTTCCGTCGCGGTCCAGACCCAGGTCTCCCCCTCCCGAGCCCCACACCGAGGTGCCGACGAGCGACTCGGGACCCTCGATGACAACCCCGGCGAAGTCGCGGCCGAGGATGCGCGGAAACGGTCCGGGCAGCACACCACGGCAGGCGAGCATGTCGCTGCGGTTGATGGAGGCGGCACGGACTTCGACGAGGACGTCGTCGGCGCCGATCGCGGGCACGTCGACGACGGTTTCGCGAAGATCTGCCGGATCACCGGCTGCATCGGGGCGCAACGCCCGCATCGTCGTACTCGAGCGCGTAGTCATCGATCGATCCCCTCGTCCGGCCGTCGCGACCTACTGTTATCAAATATCAGGATAGTGTGGTTTGTGGGCGACCGACTGTCAACGCTCCAGCGAAATGTGCGGGTCCGGCCGCGCAGAGCGGGGACTACCCCGCGACCACTCCGGTGCTGCGCAAGGCAGCGACGTCGGCCTCGGAGTAGCCGAGCTCGGCGAGTACGCCGTCGGTGTGCTCACCCAGCAGCGGACCGGCCGTGCGCACCGTCGGCGTGGTTGCCGACAGCTTGGCCACTGGACCCAGCACGTTGATCTCACCCATGACCGGATGGACGACAGTCGCGGCCATCGCGCGCTGCGCGACCTGGGGTTGCGCCATCGCTTCGGCGTACGTAAGCACCGGGCCGCCGGGCACTCCTGCGGCGTCGAGGCGCTGCGCCCAGTAGTCGGTCGGGTGCTCTCGCAGCAGCACCGACAGCTCATCCTCAAGCTGGTCGACGCGAGCGATCCGATCTGCGGACGCGGCGTACTCCGGACGCGTGATGAGATCGGGACGCTCGAGCACGTCGCGGCAGAGGATCTCCCACAGCTTCTGGTTGTTGGCGCCGATCGTCACGTAGCCATCTTTGGTCGGAAACGCTTGGTACGGCGCGATCTTTCGATGCCTCGAACCCGTGGCGACCGCGTCCTCGCCGGCGCCGAAGTAGGCACCTGCTTCCCACACCGTGAGCCCGATTCCGGCATCAAGTAGCGACACGTCGATGTACTGCCCCTCGCCCCCACGGAGCCGATGCACGTAGGCCATCGTGATCGCGAGCGCGGCGTTGAGGCCGGCGGCGAGATCGGTGACGGCTACGCCCATCTTGGCCGGCTGGCCCTCCGGCGCGCCGGTCATCCGCAGGAACCCGGCCATCCCTTGCGCGATGATGTCGAAGCCGGGCCGTCGGCTGATCGGACCGGTCTGCCCGAAGCCGCTGATCGAGCAGTAGATGAGGTTGGGGTTGGACCCCGCGACACTGGCGTAGTCGACGCCAAGACGGGCGGTGACTCCCGGGCGGAAGTTTTCGACGACGACATCGGCGCGGTCGATGAGCTCACGAACGATCCGGACACCGTCGTCGCTGCGTAGATCGACTGCGATAGAGCGCTTGTTGCGGTTGGGCTGCTGGAACGGGAAGCTCTCACCGCCGGACTGCGGGCCCATCGCGCGCGAGTCGTCGCCGGTGCCGGGCCGCTCGATCTTGATGACGTCGGCACCGTAATCGGCGAGCTGCATCGTGCAGTAGGGACCGGCGAGGAACTGGCTGAAGTCGACGACGCGTACGCCGTCCAGCGGCAGCGGCACTACTTGGCTCCGGTTGTCGATGCCGACAGCGACCTCGGATCGCGGGGACCCCAACCGCCATGCCCGACCTGGCTGAAGAACTGGTCAAGCAGCAGGTTGTAGAGCTCGGGCTCCTCGAGGTTGGTGACGTGCCCGGACTTCGGCAGCACTGCCAACCCGCAGCGCGGAACGATCCGCTTGAGCATCAGGTCGGTCTCCAGCACCCCGTCGTCCTCGTCGCCGGCGATCACCAGCAGCGGCGCGTCCATCGCGGCAAGCTCGTCCTGCAGTGCATACAGCGACGGACGCGACTTCTGCACTGCGCGCATCGTGAGGCTGGCTCCCAGATCGCTGTGCTCAGCGAGCACCTGCACGTGCTCGGCGTGTCCCTCGGGGTCCTTCGCTGCATACTGCACCCGGGCCGGACCGATGCCGTACCACGTCGCCATCGTCGCCGCTCCCTCGTTTTCGAAGGCCTGCGCGATGGTCTCGCTCTCCTCGCGGAACTTCTCCTGCTTCTCCGGGTGGGCGCCATACCCCGCACCAGAGGCGACGAGGCCGAGGACTCGGTCCGGATGGCGCATACCCACGTGCAGTACGGCGAACCCGCCCATCGAGTTGCCGACGAAGTAGGCCTTCTCGGCGCCGATCGCGTCGAGTACGGCGACCGCGTCATCTGCCGCCCGATGCTGGCCGTAGGCCGTCGGGTCTTCCGGGACGTCGGAGGGCGGGTAGCCGCGCGCACCGTAGGTGATGCACCGGAACCGGCGCGAGAAGTAGCGCAGCTGGTGCGGCCAGGATCGGTGGTCGCCGGCGAACTCGTGCACGAAGACGATCGGCGTACCGCTGCCGCGCTCCTCGTAGTAGAGACGTACGCCGTCGTCGGTGGTCGCGTAGGGCATGGCTCCTCCTGAGTCCTTCGGTCAGGCTATCTCCGGCGCAGCAGCCGGATCAGCGCGTACGTAGCGATGGCGCTCGCTGCGGCTGCCACAACAGCGGCGGCCGATACGGCTGGCGACACAGTGCGCGACTCGGTGATGCGCTCCGGCACCGGTGGTGTGATGTCGTCCGGCGGCGGGCTGGACAGAGCTTGCTCGACGTTGGCCGCGAAGCGTATGAGTGTCTGAGTACTGGCCTCGGTGAGCGCACCGGCGCCGAACTTCGCAGCCATACCGCGGATGCTGAGATCGGTCTCGACCTGCAGCCACGTCCGATCGTCGCGCGGAGTCAGCCGCACCGAGACGAGTGCGTCTGCGCGGCCGCCGCCCTCGCGCTCACGCCCATAGGCGCGGACCCGCAACATCATTTGCTGCCGGTCGATTTCCCTCAGGGACGCGACGCCGGTGTAGTCGGCGGTGTAGGGACCGAGGCGCAACGTCAGCGCCCCCTCGGCGCCATTGCCTTGCCGCCGGGTCACCGAGGCCCCCGGCAGGCACGCCGCGACGCGCTCGGGATCCTGCAGCAAGGCGAAAACTTCGTCTATGCCGCAGGCAATCTCGACGTCATCGCACAGCTGCATAGACTCGCTCAGCGCTCCATCAGGGGTTTGCGCTGGGCACCGTCGATCGGGATGTGCGCGCCGTGCACCGCGCCGACCCGGTCCGAGCACAGCATCGTCACCAGAGCGGCGACCTCCTCGGGCTGCGTGATGCGACCGATCGGCACAGAGCGCTCGGCGGCCTTGCGCGCCTCGTCTTGGCTGACGCCCATGTCCCGGGCGAAGGCCTTCTCCAGGGTGTCCCATCGATCGGTATCGACCGGGCCGGGGTTGACGGTGTTGACGCGCACGCCCTTAGGCCCGTACTGGTCGGCGATCGAGGAGGCGAAGTTGAGGTCGGCCGCGTTCGCCGCTCCGGCGGTCATCTCCCAGAAGCTGGGCTTCAGCCCATCGTTACCCACGACCAAGATGATGGTGCCCTTGCCTTGCTTGACCATCTGGGGCACGACTGCCCGCACCGAGCGCACGTAGCCCATGAACTTCAGGTTCAGCGAGGAGTGCCACTGCTCATCGGTGAGCTCCTCAAGCAGGCCGCCTGGCGAGCTGCCCGCGCAGGTGACGAGGATGTCGATCTTGCCGAACTTCTCCAGTGCGGCCTGCACGCAGCGCTCGACGTCCTCGCTCTTGCTCATGTCGCCGGCATACCCGACGACCTCCTGGCCGGTGGCCTCACTGAGCTCTTTCGCGGCCTTCTGGAGGTTGTCGTCGTCGCGCCCGGTGATCACGCAGGTGACACCTTCGTCGCCGAGGTGCTTTGCGACCTGGTAGCCGATGCCCTTGCTTGCTCCGGTGATGAAGGCAACCTGCCCAGCGAGGTTGAGATCCATGATGCGCTCCGATTTCGACGGGTTCGGATGGTATACCAAGTTGGTATACCAGATCGAAACATCCGCGGCGGCAAAGCGCAAGGCCTAGAAGGTCGCCTTGCCGTCCCAGCCGGCGTTGCGAGTGCGCTCTCGCGAGAGCTGCTCAACGAGCCCGGGAGCCGAGGTCACCGTCTTGAAGTCGGCGACGGCCCGAGGATCCAGACAGAGCAGGTGCTTCACAAGCACACTCGCCGCCTCCCAAGGATCCGGCGCGATCTGTGGAATCAGCCCATACGCCAGTAGCTGCTCGGCATCGAGCCACCGCGAGCTCAGTGCGAGATCGGTAGCGACCGAGCGGCCCACCAGCTCTGGCAGGATCCACGCACCCACGACAAGGCCATGGCCCGCACCGACCCAACGCATGCGGGCGCCTCCGCCGGCCACCCGCAGATCGGCCGCCGCCATCAGCTGCGCTCCCCCTCCGACCGCGAGACCCTCGACGACGGCGACGACCGGTCCTGGCCGCGTCACCATCAGCTCGTAGATCGCATAGAGGGTGTCGCTGACCTGCGCGCGATCGTCGTCACTCGCGCGCAGATCCGCCCCAGCGCTAAAGACATCCGGACTCGTGCTGCCGAGCACGAAGACGGCTTCGGGGTCTCGCTGGAGCTCGGCGTACAGCGCAGTCACCGTGTCGAGGCCGATGGCGTTCTTGCGTGCCGGATCGGCGAACCGGAAGCGACGTGCACCTGCCCAGTCGTCGATCTCCCCCTGTGCCATCACGGCCCTTTCGATCGTCGCCCCATATGCGTATGGTGCGTATGGTATACCAAATTTCGATCTGAAATCTTCCCGTGAGGGGACGGCATGAAGCCCGCATCGTTCGAGTATCACCGCGTGTTTACCGCCGATGAGGCCGTCACGCTGCTGGCCGAGCTCGACGACGAGGCGAAGGTGCTTGCCGGCGGTCAAAGCCTCGCGCCCATGATGAACTTCCGGTTGGCCCGTCCGAGCGCCCTCGTCGACATCAACCCGGTAGGTGAGCTCGACTATGTGCGCCGCGACGGCGACGTACTGAAGATCGGCGCGCTCACCCGGCACCGCACCATCGAGCTGCTTGATGATCCCTCGATCATCGATGGGTACGGCGTACTTCCTAGTGCTGCTAGGCATATCGGCCACTTCCCCATCCGCACCCGGGGCACTGTCGGCGGCAGCATCGCGCACTCCGACCCATCGGCCGAATGGTGCCTACTGGCACTGCTGCTCGATGCCCAGATCGTCACGCTCGGACCGCAGGGACGCCGCGAGACGGCGGCGCGTGACTGGTTCACCGGCTTCTTGACAACAAGCATCGAGCCGGGCGAGATCGTCGTCGAGACCGCATTTCCGCGTCCACGGGCACGTGCCGCACTCACCGAGTATGCGCAGCGCAAAGGTGACTTCGCGATCTGCTCCGCCGCAGTCGCCTACGACGACGCAGACGGCGTGATGAGCGATCCGGCGATCGTCCTAGGCGGCGTCGCCTCCGAACCGTTCCGCAGCTCCGAGCTTGACGAGATCGCCTCCGGCCTTCCTGCCGAGCCGTCGAGCTTCACCCGGATCGCCCGCGCCGCAGCCGATCTCATTGACCCGCCGTCTGACCTGCATGGCGACTCGGCGTACCGAAAAGATCTGGCACAGACCATGATCGAGCGGGCCTTCGCTGAAGCCGCCGACGGACCGGTGAGCGCTCGATGACCGACCCCGCGCGCCCGTTTACCTGGGTCGGTCAACGCGTGCCGCGCCACGAGGACCCACGCTTCTTGCGCGGCGCTGGGGCCTATACCGACGACATCGCGGTCGTCGGGGCGCTGCATGCGTCGTTCGTGCGCTCCCCCGTCGCCGCCGGCCGAATCGTCTCGGTTGATCTCGAAGAGGCTCGCAACATCCCCGGCGTGGTTGACATTCTCACCGCTGATGACCTCGGCCGACCGGCTCTTCGCGCCGTCCTAGAGCGCGATGGGTTCGTCGCCACAGACATGCCGTTACTTGCCGCCGACCGGGTGCGCTACTGCGGCGAGCCGGTTGCCGTCGTCATCGCTGAAGACGCCTACTCAGCAGAGGACGGCGCCGAGTCCGTCATCGTGGAGATTGCCGACGAAGCGGCGCCGGTCGATATCGACTCCGCCGCCGGCAACCCGCTGCATGAGGAGGCGCCCGACGGGGTGCTTGTCGACCTGCAGATGTTCGACGACCCGTCGATCGAGCAGGTGCTCGACGAGTCGCACGTGGTCCTCGACGAGCAGTTCACCTCGGCACGAGTCAACGCAGCGCCCATGGAGTGCCGCGCCGTCGTCGCCGAGCTCGACCGTCGTGCTGGACAGCTGGTGGTACACACCTCCACGCAGGTGCCCCACCAGGTGCGGTCGGGAATCGCCCAGGCGCTTGGCATGGCCGAGGGCGAGATCCGGGTCATCGCACCGGATGTCGGTGGCGGTTTCGGGCTCAAGTGCGTGGTCGGGCGCGAGGAGGTCGTCGTAGCGGCGGCCGCCCGCAGGCTCGGTCGGCCGGTGCGATGGAGCGAAGACCGACGCGAAAGTCTGATGGCCTCGTTCACCGGTCGTGAGCAGCGATACCACGTGCGCGCCGGCTTCACCGAGGACGGCGTACTCACCGGAATCGACGCCGACATCCAGGTGGACGTCGGGGCGTACTCGGCCTATCCGTTTACCTGCGGGGTCGAGCCGCTGATGGCGTGCACCGAGCTGCCCGGCGTCTACCGGGTCGGTGCCTACTCCGCTCGTGGGCGCGGGTACGCGACGGCAAAATGCCCCACCGCCCCATACCGCGGAGTCTCGCGACCGCAGATCGTGATGGTCATGGAGCGGCTGATGGACAAGGCTGCGACCCTTCTTGGCATCGACCCGATAGAGATACGGCGTCGCAACCTCATCACTGACTTTCCTTACACCGGGCCGAATCTGATCACCTACGAGCCTGGCTCGTATCTGCAGTCGCTAGATGACTGCGAGCGGGCGATTGACGCGGCCGGCTGGCGTGAGATCACCGCCAACGCGCAGGAACCGTACCGATACGGCATCGGGATCTGTTGCTTTTCGGAGCGTTCGGCGTACGGGACACCGACGATGGGCGCCCGGCGCATGGGCATGACGCCCGGCTACGACGTGGCACACGTCCGGATGGACCCGAGCGGTCATGTCACGGTCACCACTGGCACCTGCGGGCATGGGCAGGGCCACGAGACGACGTTCGCCCAGATCGTCGCCGACCAACTCGGTATCGAGCCGGCTCAGGTGCGGCTACGCCAGGGCGACACCGATCTTTCTAGCTATGGCTGGGGAACTTTCGCCAGCCGCAGTTTGGTGATTGGCGGCACGGCGATCCGCGCGGCCTCTGTGCGGCTGGCCGAGACGCTAAAGCAGGTTGCCTCCGATGTGCTTGAAGCCGACCCGGCGGACGTCCGGCTACGCGACGGCGCTGCGTGGGTTGACCGGGTCAGCGTTCCGGTAAGCGACCTCGCGCAACGGGTTCACTTCCGCGCCCATGAGCATCCCGACCTGCCCGAGCAGCTGCTCGAGGCTCGCGGCGAGTCCGATCCCGATGGCTGCTTCTCAAACGCGACGCATGCCGCCCTCGTGCGGATCGACACGCAGACCGGCGATGCCCACGTGGCGGACTACATCGTCGTCGAGGACTGCGGCGTGGTGGTCAACCCGATGATCGTCGACGGACAGGTTCGCGGCGGAGTCGCCCAAGGTATCGCTGCCGGGCTTCTCGAACGCCTGGAGTACGCCGAGGACGGGCAGCCGATGTCTGCCACCTTCATGGACTATCTCGTGCCAACGGCGAGCGAGATCCCGAATGTGGCGATCCACCACCTCGAGACCCGAAACGAACAAAACCCCTTAGGAGCCAAGGGAATGGGCGAAGGCGGCACCATCGGCGCACCCACCGCCGTACTCGGTGCAGTCAACGACGCGCTGCGCGACACCGGCACGCAGTTCGACCACATTCCCGTGTTGCCAGCGCAGATTCGCGCCGCGTTCCGCGGCGTCGCGAGTCCCGCAGGGCGTAAGGAGATCGCGTGAAAGACCTGCATCTGATCACAGTCATCGTCAACGGTCGCGAACACGAGCTGGTCATCGAGTCGCGGCGGACCCTTGCCGACATGCTCCGCCAGGACCTCGGGCTCACCGGCACGCACCTCGGCTGCGAACATGGCATCTGCGGCGCCTGCACCGTCTTGCTCGACGACGAGCCGGTGCGTGCCTGTCTCATCTTCGGGGTGCAGGCCGACGGCCGGTCGGTTCGTACCGTTGAGGATCTCGCCGACGGCGACTCGCTTTCTGAGTTGCAGCAGGCATTCTCGAAACATCACGGACTCCAGTGCGGCTTCTGCACCCCTGGGTTCTTGATGCTGGCCGAGTCCTATCTCGCGAGCCGTCCTGAGCCGGACAAGGACGAGATCCGCGACGTCGTCGCCTCCAACCTGTGTCGCTGCACCGGCTACCAGGGGATCGTCGAGGCGATCCACGAGGTCGCCGCGGCACAGCAGGGCGGCTGAGCATGACTGCCACGAGTACCGACCGATCGACCCTAGGCTCGTACGTCGGAAGTCGCGTGGGACGCAAGGAAGATCAGCGACTGTTGCGCGGCGAGGGCCGCTTCGGACACGACGTGCAGCGGCCGCGGATGCTGCACGCTCGTGTCGTTCGCTCCAACGTCGCGCACGGCCGCATCGTCGACATCGACGTCGGCGAGGCCAAGGCGCTCCCCGGTGTCATCGACGTCGTCACCGGTCATGACTTGCCGCGACCGGTGACGATCCCGGTGCGACTTGCGGTGCAAGACGTCGATCTCACCGACTATCTCCAACCGATCCTGCCTACCGACGAGGTGCGATACGTCGGCGAGCCGATCGCCGTCGTAGTCGCCGAAGACGCCTATGTCGCAGAGGATGCCGCCGAGCTCGTCATCGTTGAAACCGAGGAGCTGCCCGTCGTCCTCGACACGACCAGCGGTGATGAGTCCGTCACGATCGCGGCTGATTTCGGCATGGGGTACGGCGATATCGCTGAGGCATTTTCCCAGGCCGACCATGTCACCGAGCTCGTCTTCGACATCGGCAGACACAGCGCGGTGCCGATGGAGCCACGCACCCTCGTCGTGGATCCGAGCGGTGGCGAGCTAGAGATCTTCGGGACGACGAAGGTGCCGGTCTTCAACCGCCAGGTGCTCGCGACACTGCTCGGCATCGACGAGCAGCAGATCCGCATGCATGCGGTCGATGCGGGAGGCGGCTTCGGCGTGCGGGGCGAGTTCTACCCCGAGGACTTCCTCATCCCGTGGCTCGCGCAGCGGACCAGCCATCCGGTCAGCTGGGCCGAGGACCGACAGGAACACATGGTCGCGGTCAACCACAGCCGCCAGCAGCAGCACCGACTCTCGCTGGCACTCAAGAACAATGGCGAGATCCTCGGCTTGCGCGCCGATGTGATTCACGACAACGGCGCCTATGCCCGCACCCACGGCATCATCGTTCCCGAGCTGACGATCGCGATGCTCCCTGGGCCATACCGGGTCCCGGCGTACGACGCGCGGGTGCGGGTCGCTCTGTCTCACAAGACCCCGTGCGGCACCTACCGGGCACCCGGCCGTTTTGAGGGAACGACCAGCCGCGAGCAGCTGCTCGACAAGGCGGCGGACGAGCTCGGCATCGATCGAGTCGAGCTGCGGCGTACCAACCTGCTCGTGCCCACCGAGCTCCCCCATGCCCGCGAGCTGGGCACGCTAGGCACCGACATGCTGATCGACAAAGGCGACTTTCCCGGCTTGTTTGCCACGGCGCTTGATCGCGCGGCCGAGCTGGGCTGGGTCGATACGGTTGCGGAGATGCGATCAACGGGCCGGGTAGGCGGCATCGGGATCGCGATGTTCATGGAGAAGAGTGGCCTCGGACCGTACGACACCGCCGATGCCGAGATCACCAGTACCGGCCGGCTGAGGATCTATTCCGGCGGCACGTCTCTCGGGCAAGGGATCGAGACGGCATTGGCTCAGATCGCCGCCGACGTGATTCCCGTGGGCCTCGATCGGGTTGACGTCATTAACGGCGACACCGCCGAACAGCCCTTCGGCACGGGATCCTGGGCGAGCCGCTCCACCGTCGTTGCCGGCAATGCGGTGCGTGGCGCGTGTCAGCAGGTCGCGGACCGGATGATTGGGCTGGGCGCGCGCGTGTTGGAGGTGGCGCCGGATGACCTCGTGCTCGACGAGTTCGGCGTACGACACCGGCAGGAAGCGGACAAAGCCTGCAGCTATTGCGATCTCTCCCGATTTGC
The nucleotide sequence above comes from Epidermidibacterium keratini. Encoded proteins:
- a CDS encoding xanthine dehydrogenase family protein molybdopterin-binding subunit, coding for MGRKEDQRLLRGEGRFGHDVQRPRMLHARVVRSNVAHGRIVDIDVGEAKALPGVIDVVTGHDLPRPVTIPVRLAVQDVDLTDYLQPILPTDEVRYVGEPIAVVVAEDAYVAEDAAELVIVETEELPVVLDTTSGDESVTIAADFGMGYGDIAEAFSQADHVTELVFDIGRHSAVPMEPRTLVVDPSGGELEIFGTTKVPVFNRQVLATLLGIDEQQIRMHAVDAGGGFGVRGEFYPEDFLIPWLAQRTSHPVSWAEDRQEHMVAVNHSRQQQHRLSLALKNNGEILGLRADVIHDNGAYARTHGIIVPELTIAMLPGPYRVPAYDARVRVALSHKTPCGTYRAPGRFEGTTSREQLLDKAADELGIDRVELRRTNLLVPTELPHARELGTLGTDMLIDKGDFPGLFATALDRAAELGWVDTVAEMRSTGRVGGIGIAMFMEKSGLGPYDTADAEITSTGRLRIYSGGTSLGQGIETALAQIAADVIPVGLDRVDVINGDTAEQPFGTGSWASRSTVVAGNAVRGACQQVADRMIGLGARVLEVAPDDLVLDEFGVRHRQEADKACSYCDLSRFAGPGSPHLRADEPAGLRRRTRFTVDHMTYPYGAHVCLVEIDPGTGGVQVHGYLVAYEVGVAVNPTMIEGQLYGGIAQGIGGALLEEFRYDEAGQPQSATFMDYLMPTAAEVPPMELAVLSNHPASTNPLGVRGAGEGGLTAAGGCLASAVRDALAHVAHAERDIVRLPITPAELRRRLRSAYSPDAKPVADM